The sequence GGCGCGGCGCCACAGCGGCTTGCTCCAGCCCACCGTCAGCGGCCACACCAGCCAGCCGCGGCCGACCGCGCGGTAGGCGGCGGCGATGCAGTCGATGCCGACCAGCAGCCGGCCGGAGGCGTCGACACCGTGCAGCTCGGCGTCCATCGCCGCCAGCGTGGTGCCGTAGGCGGCCGCGTCGAAGCCCTCGCCGTGCATGTCGCGGAAGGCCAGCCGGCCGGCGCGGTCGCGCCCGGCCAGCCTGCGCATCTCGGCGACGCAGAGAGGGCAGCGGCTGTCGTAGAACAGGGTGAGGGTGGCGGTCATGGCAGATCCTGGGGATGGTCGGCGGCGAATTGCTCGATCAGCGCGATGGCGCGGCGGTACTTGGCCACCCGCTCCAGGTCGCGCTCGGTCGGTGCGGCGATGCGGCCGAGGTCGCAGTTGTCGCGCAGGTCGGCCAGCTTGACGCGGCGCGCCAGCGGATCGGCGGCGGCGCGCAGCACGAAGTCCTCGTAGCTTTCGCCGTCGCGCCGCGTCACCGCCTCGACCGCGGCCACCACGGCGGCGCTGAAGCCTTCGGCCCGCAGCGCCTCGGCGGTCCAGCCACAGTCCTCGACCACATCGTGCAGCACCGCGACGATGCGCTCGTCGTTGTGCCCGAGCGTCAGCATCAGCCGCAGCGGATGCAGGATGTAGGGCGCGCCGGCCTTGTCGACCTGGCCGGCGTGGGCGCGGGCGGCCAGTGCAATGGCGTGTTCGAGGGTGCTCATGGCCGTTCTCCGGTTCGTGCTCAGAGGGTGTCGTCGGCTTCGTCGGGACTGAGGAAGCGCGCCACCTTGCCGCCCATCTTGAGGAAGCGCTGCAAGGTGGCCGGTGGCAGGCCCTTGAAGTCATCGTAGGCCTTCATCAGCAGCTCGAGAAAGGCCAGCACCTCGTCCATCTTGGCGCGGCTGGCGGCCTCGAGCAGGTGGTCGCCGTCGGCTTCGAGCCGGCATTCGCGCAGCACCGACAGGGTCGGGTCGAGCTCGCGCTTCTTCCGCTCTTCCATGATCACGCGGAAGATTTCCCACACGTCCTGGTGGGCGACGAAGTGGTCGCGCCGATCGCCCATCACGTGGGTCACCCGCACCAGCCCCCAGCTCTGCAGCTCCTTGATGCTGGTGCTGACGTTGGAGCGCGCCACCGTCAGCGTGTCGCTGATCTCCTCGGCGTGCAGCGGCCGGTTGGCCAGGAACAGCAGCGCGTGGATCTGCGCCACCGTGCGGTTCACGCCCCAGCGCGTGCCCATCTCGCCCCAGTGGAGGATGTATTTCTGCGTGGTCGGGCTGAGTTGCATGGCGGTTCCGTCATTAATTTCTGTCGTTACAGAAATTAAATAACACCATAAGCCGAAGGTCAACGGGAAACGAGATTTCACCGCGGAGGACGCCGAGGCCGCGCAGAAAACACCCGCAGCCCGGCCAGTCCGATCGGAACCGCAGGAGCGGCTTCAGCCGCGAATCGCCGGGGATCGATGAGGCGGATGGGCCGATCCACCGCGGCCCCCGCCCGAACGCCTTCCTCCGCGCCCTCGGCGTCCTCCGCGGTGAATCATGCCCGCATGCTCAGCGCGCTGCCGCCCGTCTCAGGCCCCAGGCCGCCAGCAGCCCGATCGCCGCCAGCGCCAGCGCCGCCGCATTGCCCCAGCGCATGTACGGCGTCTCGCCCTGCATGCCCTGCACCGTGGCGTAGAGGATGCCCTCGACGCGTTCGGGCAGCTTGGCCTGGTAGCGGCCGTCGGGCCCGATCGCCGCGGTGGTGCCGCTATTGGTCGCCCGCAGCATCGGCCGGCCGGTCTCGCG is a genomic window of Chitinimonas koreensis containing:
- a CDS encoding GbsR/MarR family transcriptional regulator is translated as MQLSPTTQKYILHWGEMGTRWGVNRTVAQIHALLFLANRPLHAEEISDTLTVARSNVSTSIKELQSWGLVRVTHVMGDRRDHFVAHQDVWEIFRVIMEERKKRELDPTLSVLRECRLEADGDHLLEAASRAKMDEVLAFLELLMKAYDDFKGLPPATLQRFLKMGGKVARFLSPDEADDTL
- a CDS encoding HD domain-containing protein; its protein translation is MSTLEHAIALAARAHAGQVDKAGAPYILHPLRLMLTLGHNDERIVAVLHDVVEDCGWTAEALRAEGFSAAVVAAVEAVTRRDGESYEDFVLRAAADPLARRVKLADLRDNCDLGRIAAPTERDLERVAKYRRAIALIEQFAADHPQDLP
- a CDS encoding thiol-disulfide oxidoreductase DCC family protein → MTATLTLFYDSRCPLCVAEMRRLAGRDRAGRLAFRDMHGEGFDAAAYGTTLAAMDAELHGVDASGRLLVGIDCIAAAYRAVGRGWLVWPLTVGWSKPLWRRAYRWFARNRYRASRWFGYADCRDGVCDARLR